The proteins below come from a single Mycolicibacterium sp. TY81 genomic window:
- a CDS encoding ATP-dependent 6-phosphofructokinase, with amino-acid sequence MRIGVLTGGGDCPGLNAVIRAVVRTCDARYGSTVVGFRDGWRGLLENRREQLKNDDRNDRLLAKGGTMLGTARVNPDKLRAGLDQIKQTLEDNGIDVLIPIGGEGTLTAAHWLAEENVPVVGVPKTIDNDIDCTDVTFGHDTALMIATEAIDRLHSTAESHQRVMLVEVMGRHAGWIALGAGMAAGAHMTLIPEQPFDVEEVCRLVKQRFVRGDSHFICVVAEGARPAEGSMQLRDGGIDEFGHVRFTGVAQQLAIEIEKRIRKEVRTTVLGHVQRGGTPTPHDRVLATRFGINAADAAHAGEYGMMVSLQGQEIGRVPLADAVRQLKLVPQSRYDDAAEFFG; translated from the coding sequence ATGCGGATAGGTGTGCTGACCGGTGGTGGTGACTGTCCTGGCCTGAATGCGGTGATCCGGGCGGTGGTTCGCACCTGCGATGCCCGGTACGGCTCGACGGTCGTCGGGTTCCGGGACGGCTGGCGTGGGCTGCTCGAGAACCGCCGCGAGCAGCTCAAGAACGACGACCGCAACGACCGGCTGCTGGCCAAGGGCGGCACCATGCTGGGCACGGCGCGCGTCAACCCCGACAAGCTGCGGGCCGGGCTGGACCAGATCAAGCAGACGCTCGAGGACAACGGCATCGACGTGCTGATCCCGATCGGCGGCGAAGGCACGCTGACGGCGGCGCACTGGCTGGCCGAAGAGAACGTCCCCGTCGTGGGTGTGCCCAAGACCATCGACAACGACATCGATTGCACCGACGTCACTTTCGGCCACGACACCGCGCTCATGATCGCCACCGAGGCCATCGACCGGCTGCACAGCACGGCCGAGTCACATCAGCGGGTGATGCTCGTCGAGGTGATGGGGCGCCATGCCGGCTGGATCGCGCTCGGCGCCGGCATGGCCGCCGGCGCGCACATGACCCTGATCCCGGAGCAGCCGTTCGACGTCGAAGAGGTGTGCCGACTGGTGAAACAGCGCTTCGTACGCGGAGATTCGCATTTCATCTGCGTCGTCGCCGAAGGCGCGCGGCCGGCCGAGGGGTCAATGCAGTTGCGCGACGGCGGAATTGACGAATTCGGGCATGTGCGATTCACCGGGGTCGCCCAGCAGTTGGCCATCGAGATCGAGAAGCGGATCCGGAAGGAAGTCCGCACCACGGTGCTCGGTCATGTGCAGCGCGGCGGCACACCGACGCCGCATGACCGGGTGCTGGCCACCCGGTTCGGGATCAACGCCGCCGACGCCGCGCACGCCGGGGAGTACGGGATGATGGTGTCGCTGCAGGGCCAGGAGATCGGCCGGGTGCCGTTGGCCGACGCGGTCCGGCAACTCAAGCTCGTGCCGCAGAGCCGTTACGACGACGCGGCGGAGTTCTTCGGCTAG
- the gatA gene encoding Asp-tRNA(Asn)/Glu-tRNA(Gln) amidotransferase subunit GatA: MSDLIRFDAATLGEKIAAGDVSATEVTQAHLDQIAATDETYHAFLHVGAQEALAAAAAVDKQVAAGEPLASPLAGVPLALKDVFTTTDAPTTAGSKILEGWRSPYDATVTAKLRAAGIPILGKTNMDEFAMGSSTENSAYGPTRNPWDVNRVPGGSGGGSAAALAAFQAPLAIGTDTGGSIRQPAALTATVGVKPTYGTVSRYGLIACASSLDQGGPCARTVLDTALLHQVIAGHDPRDSTSVDAPVPDVVAAARAGAAGDLKGVRIGVVKQLHTGEGYQPGVLSSFNTAVDQLTELGAEITEVDCPNFDYSLAAYYLILPSEVSSNLARFDAMRYGLRVGDDGTHSAEEVMALTRAAGFGPEVKRRIMIGTYALSSGYYDAYYNQAQKVRTLIARDLDRAYEKVDVLVTPTTPTTAFGLGEKVDDPLAMYLFDLCTLPLNLAGHCGMSVPSGLSPDDNLPVGLQIMAPALADDRLYRVGAAYEAARGALPTAL; the protein is encoded by the coding sequence TCGGCGAGAAGATCGCCGCGGGCGACGTGTCGGCCACCGAGGTCACGCAGGCGCACCTGGACCAGATCGCCGCCACCGACGAGACCTACCACGCGTTCCTGCATGTGGGTGCCCAGGAGGCACTCGCCGCCGCCGCCGCGGTCGACAAGCAGGTGGCCGCCGGCGAGCCGCTGGCGTCGCCGCTCGCCGGTGTTCCGTTGGCGCTCAAGGACGTTTTCACCACCACCGACGCGCCGACCACGGCCGGCTCGAAGATTCTCGAGGGCTGGCGGTCGCCGTACGACGCGACCGTGACCGCGAAGCTGCGCGCGGCCGGCATCCCGATCCTCGGCAAGACCAACATGGACGAGTTCGCCATGGGGTCGTCCACCGAGAACTCGGCCTACGGCCCGACCCGCAACCCGTGGGACGTCAACCGCGTGCCGGGTGGTTCCGGTGGCGGTAGCGCCGCGGCGCTCGCCGCGTTCCAGGCGCCGCTGGCGATCGGCACCGACACCGGTGGCTCGATCCGTCAGCCCGCCGCGCTGACCGCGACCGTCGGCGTCAAGCCCACCTACGGCACCGTCTCGCGGTACGGCTTGATTGCCTGCGCGTCGTCGCTGGATCAGGGCGGCCCGTGCGCCCGCACGGTGCTCGACACCGCGCTGCTGCACCAGGTGATCGCCGGCCACGACCCGCGCGACTCCACCTCGGTCGACGCGCCCGTGCCCGATGTGGTCGCGGCGGCCCGGGCCGGCGCCGCGGGCGACCTCAAGGGCGTCCGGATCGGTGTCGTGAAGCAGCTGCACACCGGCGAGGGTTACCAGCCCGGCGTGCTGTCGTCGTTCAACACCGCGGTGGACCAGCTGACCGAGCTCGGCGCCGAGATCACCGAGGTCGACTGCCCGAACTTCGACTACTCGCTGGCGGCCTACTACCTGATCCTGCCGTCCGAGGTGTCGTCGAACCTCGCGCGCTTCGACGCGATGCGCTACGGCCTGCGGGTCGGCGACGACGGCACCCACAGCGCCGAAGAGGTCATGGCGCTGACGCGTGCCGCCGGATTCGGGCCAGAAGTCAAGCGCCGCATCATGATCGGCACCTACGCGCTGTCGTCGGGGTACTACGACGCCTACTACAACCAGGCTCAGAAGGTGCGCACCCTGATCGCGCGCGACCTCGATCGCGCCTACGAGAAGGTCGACGTGCTGGTCACCCCGACCACCCCGACCACCGCGTTCGGGCTGGGCGAGAAGGTCGACGACCCGCTGGCGATGTACCTGTTCGACCTGTGCACGCTGCCGCTGAACCTGGCCGGCCACTGCGGCATGTCGGTGCCGTCGGGCCTGTCGCCGGACGACAACCTGCCGGTCGGGCTGCAGATCATGGCACCGGCCCTGGCCGACGACCGGCTGTACCGCGTCGGCGCGGCCTACGAAGCCGCCCGCGGCGCCCTGCCCACCGCGCTCTAG